In the genome of Chrysoperla carnea chromosome 5, inChrCarn1.1, whole genome shotgun sequence, the window GATgcgtgtttttaataaatttggtttATCTTAAGCCTtgtctaaaatttttcgaaatttcgttTGTAAGATTTTAAGTTCAATCATTTCGTTGGCTGTTTACAACTGGCTGTAGACAAAATGGTTGATTGGTTGCATTTATTTTAGgccaaattaaaaacaaatctcGGACttgcaaataataaatacatcgaaggcttatcaaattttaaaaattgtttagtgttaaaatgtaaaaaacactaaaaaactacttaattaaaatttttttaaactttagatgcataaaaataatatttattgattttattgcgctgccaaaaaatttacaaaaataactaaataaaactCGAAATTTTCGATTAATCATGTATATGTTCGGCTTCAAGTAAACCATTATACGTTTCTTCACAGACTTCGAAACAAGATTTTACAGGCGGTTTacgaaattaaactttttttttataagaactcAATCAAGTCAAAACGCGTACAAGGGAGTAATTATTTGGATACAAAACTAAATCATTCTGTGTAAAATATGGTTCGGGGAAGATTGGACAGCGCTGAAGGCAATCTTGTCACTTAAATTAGGGATCCTGGATCTTGCGAGaatggaaaaaaatgtaaatttacaaatccttaaaaaatttcgtttttttataaaagatttctttttatttatttaaaatccaaagaaaaaaattgatttacgattagaaaaaacaaattctgttttcttttcgtataatttaaaatacatgacAACTTATAGCGAATCTTCGCAATTATCGAATCTTGcgtaattaatttgaataatagaGATTTTAAATacttcatgaaaaattttcaagttattttttggtaaacatgaTGTATTTCGAATCAGCACTGGTATTAaacgtaattattattaatagtataatttgttatatacatatacattccAAATAATTAActgcttttaaataatatagtacttaattttttttttattagtatatattttcataggtgccatttttattttatatcgaaatgAAACTTCTATAGTAGTTCAAttcataaaaagtttaaaaaatcattagatgtataaaaatttgcatctaaatTTATGCTTAAGTCTTTCAAAAGCCGTTTGATCGGAAGTGACTAATTAAGACTCattctcataacttttgaaaaaaaagatacctataaattataaaaagaccAAAAATGCATTGGTAATGAATACGTTGAGCAGAAATTGATTGCAAAAAATTCTATGAAAGTatgtttttacattcaatttatgCTTAATGTAAACGGTTTTGCGAAAAATGGTTTCCAATaaacaattgttattttataaagaacaactttctaattgaaGCGTTGTTCATCTTTTGGTGTATTATTACAGTTGGAAGAAACGATCATGACAACAACGAATATTATCTGTAGTAGtagtcagatttttatactaaacaaataaaagtaTTGTCGAATAGCTCAGGGGAGTCTAAAATACGAAAACCTCGACATTAACTGGAAGattgtcaatttaaaatattacaaacttgATTCCGCTGTAATATTACTACCACTTCTTGAGTAATTGAATTTTAGTGAtacatttaacaatttaaaagaaCCCTGGAAATCCTCATGGAAATATTAGTCCttgaaaagtataacaaatATCTAAGTATTTACAAATCATTAACGttcttattttttgagatattttaccAAGAAATAAGTTGAGATGTTGTAagttgtgttattattatataataattcaacaaaCACCGTATATTTTTCTTAACTTCTGGGAAAAGTGTCTcggaaactaaaaaatttgcagcTTTGTAGccattaagattttttttctacttttcaaGAACCAACATCAacttaattttcagaaatttgaCCGATAATTATTTCCCATGAGAATTCTGCGGGTTACTTTGGTGTtcaatatggaaaaaaaataacattctaCTAAGTATCCAATTTTAATGCTTAATCATATTTCGATGTCTAAAGAAGTTTCATTTCTGTAAATagtgtattatatttttggaatagTGGACACAcatcctatttttaaattttttttattaatacgtTATTGTTTTAAACCAAAACTAAATGCAAAGCATTGTATATGtgattttcgtaataaaattgAGCCAACTTACCGTTATTTAAGTTTAATGTTACAGCtcaattataacaaatatttattaattaattgtaacttTAAATTTAACTGCTGTAAATTGGATAATAGTATAACGAAATGAAGAGGTGTGCTCATACGCATAAAATAAATCCACCAATCATATTGCGAAATAGGaagtccaatttttttattaagtcattcaaatgtcaaaatattttttgcatcttgttatttacaacaaattttagtATAACTTTTCAGTACGAGCTCACCTTTTCTTCATTCCGCTATGGATATTAGTGTTGGAAAATAATATGGTAGAGAgggcttataattattataaatttttcattacggACCACATATAGTCGATAAATTAATATTGGGgatcaatataattatattaattagtactttaaaatattatcatattatttttacaatacgtTCTACAGTGCCCGCTCTAGCCAGTACGTCGTGCCAGGCATAAACACAAATTACggccttttaaatttttagagaaaGAAAGGAAATAATAAATGGGGTATTTTGTAGTTTGGGGGTAAATGTCTGGATTGTCTGCATTTAGAGCGGGCCCTACGTTTATGTCATGTATCCTGTTTATAATAAACAGACGAAGAAAAATCAGTACAAATTTAAATGAAGGATTGAAGTCGATATTAAGGCAGTAATTACTATGCGTACTTAGCAGCTATTAGATAATATAGATTTTATGAGAAAGTATGTAATAGCATGTCTCCCGGTaacgaaaaaaagttaataaggGATATTTTCTTCGTGGCATTTTTCTTCACCGAGAAGGCTGCTTAATACTAAATACTACGTATGCCAttgtttacttaaatattttccgttttacctgttttttttttttttttttttttgagaatgtaAACGATCGTATTGaagtaattgtaaaattattccaAACTGTTTGATAATATTTGCCATTTTCAGtaacaattattatacaaaatttaatatgtaagCATAATTTATAAATCGTCACACATAGAAACATGAATGTTTAAATGGTGATCGCAGTCGTAGACTGTATTTGAAGCAGTCGTAATTTGGCTTAAATCAAACAACCGTGTTAATTTAGCATAACGGCAtgcgatatttaaaaaatgtaatttaaaagaataaaatattagtttgcGAACATATGTCAAAACAAGTAAGAACGCTCTGTATCGATACTTTGATGATTAATATTAGTGATCTTGAGATAAATTAGGTCCGTAGTTCACTATATTTGCCAATAGACAACAACAGATTCAATTTATTGGTAATTTAGTTTaccaattaaaaatagaatgatTACTGATtcgaaataatcaaaaaaaacttttcaacagTATTTTGAAAGTTAGAAATGTTGTTGTAACTAAAACATAGACATGAAAGATTATTTTTGCTGAGATAGTTGAATGCCTTTGCTTGTtttgatatgaaattatataaaaattaattggtaAAAGAGTGAATTTTCATAGACTTAGTGTTTGATTGTTAgctaattatcaaaaatatgtatggagcattaatgtaaaaacatttacaatagtcaattatttgaaagaaatgTGACTTCTGAAGTATCAGATGCGTGTGGAAAGAAGTCCAAGTTGCGCTATTTATCTTGGGCTTTGTTTGGAATATTgcttaaattgtatttaacagACAAAATTCCACCGTTATTATTTTCCCAGTTTGCGCTGTCATAAACCGATGTTTGATTAATCGACGCTTTATTCTAAttcaaatcataaataaatgaatatatttaaaataagtttaatttgaaaacgATAAATTTTAGAACGTTGTtgctaattatataaaatatataaactaatttatattttaaattgtacttattatcatacagaatgtTCCAATAATCGACGCCATCTCATGCTGAactgatatcaaaaaaattccactattattttgtgattaatCTCAAATAAGTTCATGATTGCAGAATACAAATTAGTGTGAATTTTGTAGCTTCGCCATCAGTTCAGCTGATTTATCAGCCATCTACGGAGTGATATTGACTTATTTTCCTATATGCCAATGccaatcaaatatattttagttgaatttaatgatatattcgtaaatctagttttttaacttctttaaattGCATAACGAACTTTTGAATAGTAAATTAAATGCGACATTCAtgtaaaatttgtacatttaaacagTTGAACCCCTAAATATTATCAACGACTTACTATACAATCGCTCAAGAATAAAGTACGAGTGTAACTTAACGcttcataaataaatcaaaaattcatcCACGATTGTCGAATTCTAGTTAATTCTCACatatttaaaatcgatttttttttattcagtctGTTTGTCTTCgggtaaagtttttatttaaattctttaaacctTATGGTTATTGGCTTCCAATCTAATTCTCTGAAACATTATATTATGCAACGAGTACTAACTTGTCAAGTGATAGTCAATCGATACATTGAGTACGCTTCatttcgtaaaaatttaaaacttaaaaagaattaattttcgaaaaattcaacCTACATGAAGTTTAAGAGATATGAAACCAAAGTGAATAGAGCAAGTAAtccatttattttcataaaactccTTTGGTCTGGGAATCACGACCATATAATACGGATATACCAtcgttacttttttttaataattcttgaaataaacaatttatctgTGAAACCAGAAAAGACTTAAATTATCGTAAGGCAGAAATGACAAAATAATTCCCTGCTTTTAATTAACTGGATAATTTAGTAGAATTTTAATCgtatttgtgtaaaatttcgAATTATAACTTTTGTTACTGTAATctacaaataattttggttttaattgtCAGTTCATTATTGGCACAAGAGTTAGTGATAGCAACGATTGGCATATTGCTCGAAAACATAGAACATCTTCAATGGAAAGGCACGTTTATGAAAGTTAGCTAGCTTAGAGAATCACACCCAACAAGCGTTTTGAAGCTAATAAGGTAGATTCTTTTAATCGTCTGGCGCTTTTTATGGATAACTccacaaaatcttaaatttagGCTATAAAGtagaatttttggatttttgaataagattgtttaaaaaattttagtaggaAATCATTTTATCTCGCCAGTTGCCTAATCCTGATTATGGTCAACTCGCAACTTGCATTTTTGCATCGGAAAACAAACTCTCTGGATCTACGAAAAATTTCTATGCTatcaattacaaataatttgctATCGACTCTTGTAccataaatttatcaataaactaTTTgagaatacaaattaaaatttccaaataatatattttttaaaacaatttgttactgtaaatatatttttaattcttacatcaaatttgaatattattttttacttctagaggctgtgaaaaaataatttcagtttgttacatatttaaaatcagCTCAAAATGAGATTATAATTGTtgaatctatttaaattatttattaaaataaaagagaaatataaaaaaatgttataaaaaattatttaaaaaagaatagttatttattattgtataaaagaaaatagatCCGATTATATTGCTATTTGGGAGATAATTATATAACACAGggcttcaaattattttatccatagAACAAAATTATGTATGCCATATTTTATGTACAGAAGAAATaccaatattttaacaaaacgaaTCTGATTAAACGAGAATGCTTCTATTTGGTTAGACCCGGATATGGGAAGACGTTTTAAAGGGTTGTCCGAGGTTTTCTTATTACGAACTCCAAAGCTGttacaaattcaaatttcaataagttatgattttttccaaaaaacagtTTGATAcaagttataaaaatacaacACTAGTGATTTGACACAAAAAGTATAGcttattgaaatttgaattagGCAAGCAATCGGCTTTGAAGTTTGTTTAAGGAAATTTCGGACAATCCCTTAAACTATTTTACTCAAATCCGAGTTGGGCCGTGGAGTCGCATTACTTGTATAACAACTTTTAATGTGAATTAGTTTATGTAGTCAATTGAATTTATGctacaataaaatatactaaatacaaactttttgttttgtttttttattacaaattttgtgaaagataattaaattctGGAAAATCAGAAAGTGAATACTTgtaaaattccttttttaacTAAATCTCCCTGTAACCAAAtcctaatttttctttgaactaccttaaactaataataataaaactctaGAGcccaaattcaatttttttctacaccTGTATCTTTGGAAGAGGAACTTGGCTTATGATTGATGGattcaatatttcgaaatcaAACATTAATCTCCTCTTCTCATGAGGGGAagtttcatacaattttattttaaaaattcactcAAACCCGGTATGtctgaaatttaaaagaaaatgttttactCCATATTGATTATATccgaaatttcaattataaccGGGTTAACCTAGGTttcttaatttgaatttataataagatAATTACATAACAAAATACAAGTGCAAAAGCCGTAATTGAAAATGCCgcattttctagaattttctcagatataatacatatacaaagattttaatatacgataataatttgatttaaaaaccaatttcgTTTTTCTATTCTTTTAAACAAGGATCAATTGAGATTTTTCAAATCCTTTCTACAAATGAAGCAAGAATTTCTTTGCAAAGGATTCTTAAGAATTggaagttaattaataattaaaattttgttatttcaaccttgttataagtattttttaaataatggcgGAATTTAAGTATATCGTATAGAACATCCGGGTATAGACAGTAGTGCTAtctataatattgaaaatagcgTCGAAATTAACAACAcggaaaccaaaaaattatattttgtatatcagTCTTTCTGACTGCACGTGTTTTGTTCAGTTGTGAGCTCAATCAAATTGAATACCTACCTCGTGGTTAATTAATAAtcaacattgtttattttaataattaattaaacatgcAAGACGTTAAGAAACAAAACACCCCAAAGggtaacaaacaacaaaaacgAAAGCAAAATGATTCCAGTGATGTGTCACcgggtaaaaaacaaaaaccggGAAATCAAAATCAATCACCACAAACACCAAACAAGAAAGTGAAATTTAATAAGAAGAATGGACAAACAAcaccgaaaaatgaaaaattcaacaCACCTAAAAAAACTCCAGGTCCAAAGCAAAAACCACAAAAGAAACCAGCACTTGGAATTATCGATAGTGCagagaaacaaaaacaattgataTCAAAGAAATTgcaacgaaaattaaaaatgaaacaaaaacaacagAGTGTTAAAGAAGAAATCCGTAAATTGAAAGCGGGTGAGTTATCAATTAATGATTGTAAATTGGTGAATTTTGCTTGGATTGAAAAGAAAGTGAATCAAATGGAATCACaagataaattatcaaaaacaagtaaaataaaattgaatcaatttaaaaagttattggaATTCAAGAAAACTGGTGATTTATCAATTTTCTCAAAACCACCTCAATCACCAAACAAGGAGAAGAAAGAAGGAAAGAAAGCTAATAAAGCAAAACCCAAAAATCAACAAGACAAAAAAGCTCAAAAAGTAGCGAAAAAAGAggaagatgatgatgatgaagaaGAAGAGAGTGATGATTCCAACAAATTAGAAATTGATGGAGAAGAAGACGACGATGATAGTGACGCCGAAGAagacgatgatgatgatgacgacGATGATGACGATGACGATGATGAAGATGAAGATGACGATGACGACGACGATGCATCAAGTGAAGACGAAAAACCAGCGCTACCAGCATTTAAAGGCACAAAACAGAAAGGTCAACCAAACAAACCCGgccaacaacaaaacaaaaaaaaccaaaataaaaatcaaaaaaagaaacaaaatggtaaataaaaaaatttgctgaaaatttttttagttataagataatattaattataatgttttattttatataactaagttaaaagtaattttccatGTAAGGTATGAATTCAATTTATGATTGTtttaagagatagaagaaaaaaaaaaggaattttttttacattaattttaataaaagaataatcaTGATTGAAAATCGTATcttaaaaagttgttttgtatAGCTCAcgtattattgtaaaattaattatcgatcaatattattacttattgatataaaaaaaagtttaaaattcccAATCTATTAAATCGAAATCCTTAATTATTCcaatatattcattcattaagtttattagcaagaagtttttgaatttaaatatattggtAAGAACGAattatgttgttttatttaacctgtttcaagtttttttttacagctAAGCACATGGTTAAATTAACCACGTGGTGAACCTAACTTTTCTATGCACGTGGTAAAACTTTGTTAATTGGAAGTGGGGGGTCTTCACAATATGCGTGTTATCTAGAATCTAGATCAAAATGCGTATAACTATGataaatttagggttccgttgtGTGTATTTAGTagcaagaaaatttattttgaaacttgaACATTTTTAAGTCCAATGAAGGCAGCATAAGGGTTTTACCAGCCTGCTTTGCGATTTTTAAGAGATCAAAAGAGAAATTGTATGAGACcccaattaattatttgttgatCCAACCATGTGATGGATGTTTGCGAAAAAGTAgagttaataaaagtttttcttgttACGATCGCTATTTATTAATCCAAATTCCAAGAACAGACTCATGAAGTGAAGGAAACATTCACTTTAATTTTGAGcagtgtaataaatattaaaattagaaaatagatGAATTTTGTGTACAAACTCGAATTCTTCCTGTAAACCACGTGTTCCTACTTCCGGAAGTATGAGATTAAAGAGTATTTTACAAGTGTAAGTATGGAAaaagataatgaaaattttgattccgAAAACTGAGGCTAGATGTGAGGAAAAACATTACATTttgattcatattattatagataGAGTGATAGGGCCGCAAAATCCACAAATATTAGATAGTATTATAAGCACGACAGCAACAAGTACCTGTACCAAAAAATGGTGAATCGAGGGTAGAATTCTAAGACAAAGTCCTCTTGCGTTTGTTAATCTGACGCACTGTCATTGAGTTAGGACTTCATTAcctaattattgttattttaataatttgtcgAATAATATTAggtaaatcgaaatttttataatgacgAAAGTTGTAggtataagaaatcaaatttatagCAACAATTTAGGTACTATATCAGATCATTTTTTCgcgtttattattttacatagaaATTAACATTCAAGTtataagatttgaaattttcaaaattacaattttaaatttcgaaaatattttaaacgaaGTCCAAATTTGTTAATGGTGTATCagatcaaaaaatgttagaggACTTTTCGAGTTAGTAATCCATCTcctatttatcatttttctatTGTCCACTATTTTTAGGCATTCTGTATACATACAATCATACCATTTTTGCTCTCTGAAGAATCTTTTATTGACGTGAATTATGAACTATGATTGTGAACTAGGGTATTGAATTTCAGAGATTAGTAGgggcggcaaaaattgaatagataCTAGGTGctttatgttttaaatgtaCATTTTGCTTTGGAAGATATTCCGTTTTCCGGAGAACCAGTTCCACCAGAATCCAAAGATATCAAAAGATAgcaaatattttgttgtatacctaattattgtatttctatttatattctTCATTAGGTATTAAAAGGATTGTTTTTAAGGACAAAATGTAAAGAATAAAGCAGGTATTgtaaagttaatattattatatttggatATTATGGCATAGGCTTCTTCAATCTTAATCATATTGCATCTCGTTTTagtttatgtatgtatttatttatctttatttaaacatgtagtatattatgatattatttgaGTGCCttgaatatatgtttataatattgcTTGTGCATATGTAGACTAATAGTAATATATCTATCTCACCTATAGTGTTGCTATATCGTTCTATGATGTTCAAACTTTGTGTACTCCTCGCGGAGGTAGTTCGATGAAGTTTAGGGTATATAGTCATATTTTTTACCCGCATTAAGTATCGCTTCTCGGCTCTAATGAGCTAAGATCAAAGTGTAGTATCTGTTCTTATCAGCTTAATATCTGGTACGTCCTGCATTGCGGGACCAGTatattaaactgatttttggaacCAGGTGGAATGTTAGGAGCTTGCTCCTCTTCTGCCACGGGTTGGCCTGGCATAGCAGCACCGCCAGGATCGGCCCTaacaaattaatcaaaaattaaaacgacAGGCGTTTCGCTCCACATGGATGAATAAGTACTATAATAGTATGATTCATTCAGATGACTTAATTAGGATTAGTATCAGAGTCTTGTCTACTACCTATTCATACCCTAATACTTATGAAAATAGTATGTGCACAATGTCGTAACAAGTaccacataataaataataaacaacatacTAAACAAAAATATCCAATTTGAAATGTTcaagttttaattattctttaccTACCTACCCTTCTTATGAAAAAAGGACATGGGCACAATGTCGTAACAAGTatcacataataataatcaattaactagtcaaaaataatattaattcgaaaattttcgagtttttaaCTAATCTTACttgttaattatgaaaaaattacattctaaCTGTCGTAAGAAGTACCACAtggataataaataatcaattattgaGAATCAGACGTTAATCTTGGGACacctttcattattattattattattattttgtataaagaagtaaaaaagaatctatgttaatttgttttatgaaaatgtacaatatgatttttcatgaaaacttaaaacatttttgttgttaatataaatattatcgaagataataaatgagaactctaggatatatcgaaataaatttcgatttttaccgcaattagcaaagagtaacattcactagctaactCTTACTAATGATAACtatacttggtagtcgaaaatacgtattttaaaaatacaaaaactgatctaggaaattggggcaaaaatcgaaatttatttttgttgttgtcataaataaataaaaaccgttatatattttattttttttttttttaatcttttatcctattttttctttcagaacaaaattatcaattaattaattattttgtaaaggtaagtatcaaattaattatatggttGTCAATAAGCTGAGTGGCTATGTGGATATAGCACCTGCCTCTCAACCCTAGGTACGCTGGTTCGTATCATggtataattaacattttttacttataaaattagattaatttttcctgatttaaaaaatttcccactctttttataatttaagttatCTATATAACCTGCCCTCTTGCTATAAATAACGTCATTTATACacatgtcataaatcactattatGTCAGgaggtgggaatttaaataatcataaatcataatcataaattactttttaaaatcatattctcctgttacaaaatattaaagaatttatactaacttaaattttgttttattttattctaaaaaggCTAAAAAAGGCTAtagaaattaaatgttaaaattataacatttaattttgtttgttatgcaatttgtatttcatatgtgtaattaaaattgcctatcaaaagaaataaagtaaataactattgatattatatattatttttctagcctgtTTTACGTAGCTCCGCGATCTTACTCTTATCTCGATCTtatcaaatatacatgtatat includes:
- the LOC123301058 gene encoding glutamic acid-rich protein-like; its protein translation is MQDVKKQNTPKGNKQQKRKQNDSSDVSPGKKQKPGNQNQSPQTPNKKVKFNKKNGQTTPKNEKFNTPKKTPGPKQKPQKKPALGIIDSAEKQKQLISKKLQRKLKMKQKQQSVKEEIRKLKAGELSINDCKLVNFAWIEKKLLEFKKTGDLSIFSKPPQSPNKEKKEGKKANKAKPKNQQDKKAQKVAKKEEDDDDEEEESDDSNKLEIDGEEDDDDSDAEEDDDDDDDDDDDDDDEDEDDDDDDDASSEDEKPALPAFKGTKQKDRVIGPQNPQILDSIISTTATSTCTKKW